The Solanum lycopersicum chromosome 2, SLM_r2.1 DNA window AGAACATCTCCGAAATCAATGAGAACATGAAGGAGAAGAGAGTTGGTATAAAGGACTGGTAAGTGAGACGTaactatgtacttatgataAAAATCTGATTCAGTAATTGATGCTTATCAGCAACTTTGTCCGCTCGCACATTTGAGAGTTGCAGGTGGACAAAGAGCAAATATGCATATCTAAACCAGCCTGCACTGAAGTCCATGGAACGCCACGGTTCCACTTATATTCCGCAACTATATTGCTACAAGGCTCCACCTCCACCAGTCACAAGCACCTTTGGGATCTTCTAGCCAATTCATGATGCCGTTCACGCACACAAGTCATGTTTCATGTATGTTTGTATATTGTGCTTGTATATATATCATTGTTTGCTCAAGTGTGTGATACTCAAAGGAAGTATCATATTTATGATCATTGAAGTTATTGTATTGGGGTTGTGAACTACTCTGCTGCACCTGTGGTAGAAATTACTGTTAATAAATAATGGTTCTATTATTGTAGATACTCCATCTATTTCAGCTTTCAATTCATCAAGTTTTGGCAGAACAAgtcatatattatcattttgCTCCAATAACAACGTAAGCTCTTGGCTAAGTAATAATTTGTTTGAGTTTTATTACTCTCTTTAGCGAGGATTGAATTTCtctgaattaattttttttttaaaaagaaattttaatcatTAAGAATTTATAAACTCTAAATTCTAGATTCGTCTATGATATGACCTCTTACCCACTTCGAAGTAGGTATCTATATGCTTTTGATACgaaatatatacatgtataatgtATCTATCTAAGTTGAATTACagtgataaaatatatataaaaaaattgtttccaTTGATATATAGTTGTTTATTTTCGTCTGTTAGTCAATTATATATATCCAGGTTGGGGACCTATATATCGATGAGGAGTCAAAAATTTGTGaatcaatactttttcaaaTTAGTTAGGCTGATGATGGTAGTTGACTGagaaattttgcaaaaataatttctgcaaggataaatataattttttcaaacacataaaataaaaaaataaattaaagcacGATTTTTCCATTATGTTCGGCCAAGACTTCCCTTGACAACTGTAAATTCCATCTGATTTCCTTAATGCAACTTACTGATTTAGAGATTGAAATCTCCTACTGAAAAATTTGCTCCAAACTTATACTCTCTTTGTCCTAATTTATGTTTCGCTTTTAACTCTTTTcacgtattaattaaaaaaataataaatattaaatatagtataaaaaaataatgaatacaaGATATAGTTTAAAATTGAACAAAGGTGGGAGGAAATACAGAGTAGGGATAAGACAAGTTGAATTGAAATTATTAATAGTGTTTTCCGAGAATCTttgaaattaatcaaaatagtGGAGATGCATGTACAACGataatcacaaataaataatgtaaaagAGTAATAAATATCTGCATAACTTAATTTCTCTGAGCCCATTCAAactttaattatatttgaattgtatACTGCATGATTTAttctaacataatttttttcacgctaaaattttaaactcaaaatttataaataaggGTGAAGTAATTCTACCACATTAACAGAATCACgtctaaaatattcaaatattatacCTCAGAAACGAGGGTAAGAAAATATGGAATGTTTGTTTCCCCACTAAGCATGGTTAAGGaaaaaagttttatgccaaTTAGTTATTAACCATCTAATTGAGTTTCATGAACTAAATAGttttgaaagaagaaaatatggTGCAACTAAATACTATCATAGGTAGGATGTAGCAAATGTAGTGGTCTACCAtctaaagaaatttttttggaaGAGTTATGATAAAtatgacttatttttatttgatattacatcaaataattaaaattataattaaatgcTTTCAACGGTGAAAATCGTGTCTTACAAGAATATAGGATAAGATTTTatacaataaattattataattcaattctttttcaaataccataaatatatcaaaaacttAGTGCATTAAActacttttttaaattaaaacattccatttattttcatatacttgctctattataatttaatacaagatttaaataaataaaaagacacagcatttaagaaagtaaatttttataaaatctcCGGATTTTAAACGTGTTTctgaaatgaacaaatattgaaaatgaataaataagttttttattttttgggtgaagtaTAAAGGTCAACACAAAAAATGTAAAGATTAAATTAGGCATAGTAAGTAATGCATCCATCTGTCATACAGATTACAACAGAAAGTCTGCAAGGATAAATACATTGTTTTAccgaaaataaataaataaacaaaatctgTGTTTGattagtcaaaattttaaaaccCACTGTTTCCATTTCTTTGCCGAGTTGCATTAGCTGATCAAAGTTGTAGATTAGATCTTCAAATATTCAAAGATTTTGCAGATTTCATCGTGGAGTTTGAGTAGCAATGGCAGTGAAAGGAAGGCATTCTCGATTGGGGCCTCGAAAATCGTCGAATTCTACACTAATCTTTGGTGGGATTATTGTGTTGTCATTTTTCGCTCTCATTCTTCTTGCTTTCCGAATTATCTCCTTTCACAGGGGCTCTCAGAAAGCACACGATCTCACCTCTATAGCCCACAATACAGTTCAAAGGTACCCATTTCATTTGTGATTgtctttgttcttttttctttattttaggGATCTGATTAACTTTGATGGGGATTCTTGTTTTTGGTCGCAGACaagatgatgacgacgatggaAAAACTGATCAGTGGGTTGAAGTGATTTCTTCGGAACCAAGAGCCTACGTGTACCATAACTTCTTGGTATCTCTCTTAAAGATTTCATCTCTTACGAATAGTGTTACATTGTGTTTATGTCTGCTACTAGTTATCTTACACCtatatttctttctcaattttatgCTTACAGCTATGCCTCAGTTTgtagaaaattagaaatttcTTGTTTTACCAACAATTAGTTTGtgatttgtgaaattttttatcggGATTCTGTTGCTGCTTAGCGTAtggcaaaaaaaagaaaagaaaagaatgtcaAAGAAATATGTAGGagaattgatttgatttgattttctttcaatAAAAATCATGCTCAAATGGAAGTTTTCAATGCCAAAGTTTCTTTTTCCAACTATGAAAATGATACTGGTGTTGATCTATTGATTGATACATTTACTGCTATCAATCAGATTTATTGCCCTAATTTTATTGTTCTCTCTTTGGCAGTCCAAGGAGGAATGTGAGTATCTGATTAGTCTTGCCAAGCCTCACATGCAAAAGTCAAGTGTCGTAGATAGTTCTACTGGCAAGAGTATGGACAGCAGGTAAGCATATTATTTGCATACCCGGGGATTGTCGAGCTAGGTTGTACTGCTGAGGATTATGGATATTTAATTCTAGTACCATCATTTATTCTCTAATTCTTTTCTCCTGTTATTCCCTCCCCGCCAGAGTCCGAACCAGTTCCGGAACATTTCTTGCAAGAGGGCGTGATAAGGTGATCAGGGATATTGAGAAAAGGATTGCAGATTTCACCTTCATACCAGTAGGTATGcaattcctttttttaaaaaagaaggatGTAACTCGATGAATATGCATCTTATTACTGAAGGATCATTTCGCCTCTAGATGTTATGGAAAGAATAGTCATTTAATAAAGCTTGAGGTGTCTGAAAATGGTTTTTCCTAGTTCACTAATTAGTTCTTCCTTTTTTGATGAACTCTATTTAATGGTGTTATCTAATGTACTCTCTCTGTCACTATTTCTTTGGTACTGTTTTGTTTGCCGTCCTTTACCGTCCCAGCACCTTTATATTTAGAAACTGAATATTTTTACATTCCCATTTTCTATTGACTTGACTGTTGTGCTCCATTTTTTTGGTCTAACGttagtttgatattttgttcatatttagaATGTCTGTCAAGgtcttttttgttttccttttttaaaccATGTCTGTCAAATTATTCCAAAACAGATTGGCCCTTGAGGGAGTAATACTATTTGTCCATAATTTAAGGAAATTGGACAGCTTTCTCTGGCATCACCAGTAATAGAAATATACTGTATACATTTGTTAGGAATTTCATTATGCTAAATATGGATGTACACCAAGGGGAATGATCTTTTAGAGATCCAACAGAAAGAGCCTTATATTTCCAACCAATTAATGTAATTTCGTCGTATTAATGATTTCTGGAGTTGTATGCATTGTCCAATATATAATTGGATGCGTTATTTTTGGTCTGTTGTTCGATGCTGATTTAATATGCATTGAATTGAGGATGGTGGCTGGGGATGAGTATGAATGTAGTATAATGTCCAAAGTCTAGTAGTAAGTGGCCTATCTTGCTAGTGTAAGTCTTCTAATTAGTTAGTGACTATTCCAGGCATTATTAGTGTCAACCACTAGATTCATTTCTGCTCCTTACACATTCAGAGATATAACTTATTCTATGAACCTAAGTGTTCATTAACTTTTTTTGAGAAGAACCTTAAACTAGGTGCATCATCTTGATGCTTAACCAGTGATTCGTTTGAACGGCACTACTAGACGTGCTCAAATTGCCTCTTTCAGTAGTGATCTATGTGACTCTGTCATCATGTAATGCCTTAAACTACATGTGAATTGATGTATCTGCTTCTGTCTACAGAGCATGGTGAAGGTCTTCAAATTCTCCACTACGAAGTGGGGCAAAAGTATGAGCCCCACTACGATTACTTTCTTGATGAGTTTAACACTAAAAATGGGGGTCAACGCATTGCGACGGTTTTAATGTACTTGTAAGTGACGTTTTCCCGGCAAGGTTTATTCTTAATGTATTCTCGTAGAGTCCCTTAGACAATTCTCTTGGCGTGCTGCAGGTCAGATGTTGATGAAGGGGGCGAAACAGTATTCCCAGCTGCAAAGGGAAATTATAGTGCAGTCCCTTGGTGGAATGAACTATCTGTATGTGGAAAAGGTGGACTCTCTGTAAAACCAAAGATGGGTGACGCATTGCTTTTCTGGAGCATGAAGCCTGATGCAGTTCTAGATCCATCAAGTTTGCATGGTGAGTAATCTGCATACAAGCAGATACGGATAATGGGTGCTGAACATTGAGAACTTGATTATTGATTACTGACATCCATCTTCTAGCTCACAAAGTTTTAATTGCTATATTGTATTCTGGAGTAATGAGCAATGTTTATTTGATTGGCAACTAAGTAGTATTACGTATGTCTTGTTTTAGGTGGGTGCCCTGTAATTAAAGGTAACAAATGGTCATCTACAAAATGGATGCGCGTCCATGAATACAAGGCTTAACCTACTGCTAGAGGTAAACATTTTCGCCTGAGTGGTAtttaatacacaaaaaatatgtGCACCCTCTGCAGTTTTCTTATATGTACACAACTTGTTTTATTTGCTAGTACTTTGCATTTATGTTGATAAATCTTGCTGTAGCTTCTCGGCGGtctcttttttttaactctTCCCACATTTTTCCATTTGGTTTGGTGTTTTAGTATTGATCCTTGAGACCCATAAGCTTAGTACTAAGTCCTTGAAATAAACAATTAGTGTATTTTTTTCTGTGTACCATCCTAGAAGTTTGCAGCCATGCATGAGAAAATGTTTATTTGTGGGAAGGGGTGTCTATACCTTGTGTACCTTTGAGTGCCGATGAAGCCTATGTTGAGATTGCAGCATGGTGTAACAGAAATATCTGTAGTGTCCTTGTGAAACAGAAAGGAAATAAGGACTTCTACAACCTTTAAATTTAGTGCTACTTCTCAAATATTTGCTTGTATAtgtgatttattaatttgtacAAATTGATATGCCACTTAATAGATATGGTTGTGCAGGTCAGTTTTGAGTTTGGATGCAGTCACTGTTGTGCCATTTGTATCAAAAGGGGGATAGTCTTGAATAGAGCCACCACACATGAAGCTTCAATTTTACTTTGATAGTACTCATTCTCAACATTCTTGTTCCTTTCTTTTCTGTAAAATTGTGTTTTCATCTGTGGGTTTAATTGGAGCAATAAAGATGTGAGAAGCTTCATTCGATTTCTGAGCAAGTTATAAGTAAAAGTAGcaaaattggtaaattcacaAACATGGCAACGATACGTATTGTTATTCGGATGGTAAACACCTTTCGCCTCAAACTCTAAAAACAGAGGAAGGCTACACAACAATTGACTAATCAAATGAAATATGTGAGTTCCACTGATCATTATCAACATCATGCCAAGAAGGAACctttttgagatattaacttTTTGGTAGTACATTTTACTAGTTGGGAAGAATATTTCTAACTTACCTAAAAATCGTACGacaagatttaaattttaaatacggGTTTTAAATTTCTTGACCCTAGTGCTTGCCTTTGGTGGTGTTTTACTTCTTAAACTAGCAGAATCGTGGGATATTAAAAATGATAAGTTGATTGTTGGTTTTTATTCCTTACTCTCGTTCTATTCTTAGGAAAAAATCCATTGAAAAGACCGGAGTAATTTTTCATTAATCTAAAGAAATTAGTCTCCagagaacaaacaaaaaaagggTTACTAAACATAGATGAATGTGGCCCACATGGCTAAAGCTCCGCCTGTAGCAGATATACATTTGCAATCCCAACAGTCCATAAATACACAGTACACACTTGACACTGCCACTTTTTTTTAACCCTCTCCTCGACCTCCCATCTTTGTGCGCGGATCTTTTGATAACTTGAATTTGCAACCTTAGAATAGAAAATGATTGATATTTATCATTCGAGTAACTTCTTCTTGTCGTCAATATAGTACCAACACATTTTTTGAGCCCACttgtaaatattttctcatatGTACAGTAATATTTGAGCATCCACCACTCAATCGTCATGTGCCCTATCACagtttttacaaaataatttgtTCAAAAACATTCGGTGTATTGGTCTGACTagttttcaatttcaaaacttgAACGAATATCACTTGTAATAGAAAATGATAGATGCAGTCATCATATATGACCTCATAAGTTAGATGCGGAGAGGGTAAAATGTATGTAAAATTGTTCCTATCGCGTAAAGTGAAGAGACCACGCTTTTAATGTCAGTTACAAGTTATTATATAAAAGAAGATGACATTACAAAAACTAGATCTCTGGTATTTCATTTATCAGTTCATACAACATTTTAGATTTGTGTAGGCTTTGGCTCTCTAGGTCAATTCGATCTGCAAGTTGCGCAGCAACAACTTGAAAATGGCAAGACAATCCTATAATGAATCATTAGCAATAATAAGTTAActgaatatataaataaagaaaagagaagagactGGAAAACAAATCTATCGAAAGATATCGCTGATAAATAATTCAACTACTCCTTTGAAAAAAATAGAGCTACACAATGCTTTTACAtttcattttgaaattgaaCCCCACAATATAATGTCCTTTTCATTTTCCAATATGTACACATTTTTCTCTTATATCAAATTGGACGTGCATGatgtaaaataattaatatccgTATACATACAATATAATTCTCGCCGAAGAATATTAATTATACTGACCACTTAGCTCCGCCACTGCTGTTAAAAGTTAGAGTTGCATTATCATTATAAACAACTAGCTAGGTGTAAGTTTTGAAATTCCCCATACTCTTAATTTCACCTTATATATACACCAtacgaaaaaaaagaaaagaacactAACAATGCATGGTGAAATTTAATGATCATACTATCTCATTAAACGACCAAAAAAATCACTTCAATACTAGTACAAATTAGTTTACTTCTCATAAtgcatcaataataataataattccaagttaatatatgtatatagctCACAATTACATATGGACAGGACCATACATATATGCagatttaataaatattgaagcTGGAAATAACTATTGGAAAGACTTTAAGAAAATTAAGGAAATTCAAATTTAAGTCGCACAATATTCTATTTCTAGAATTAGGCCTATACTTGCTGGTTTCTCATTGTCCCTTAATTCCCCcctatttaataaaagattctataaattaaaaatctacTCCATCAATAATATACCAgtaaaatttcactaaattaatatagatgagagtataaatattattatatcatacatatattatttaattaatatttattaatttaaaaggtgTTTCGATACCGCAAAATTTGTTTGGAGATGAATTATGTGAAAATTTAAATGGATTTACTcgtaaaaatgtcatttatgAACTTAAAATTGTGATTAATGATCTCTATTACTGCAAtaaaattgatgttaattaCTTATTGGATGGATGAAAATGTACATATTCATAGGTCCAGAAGCTTAGAAGAAATTGTTGATACCATTGGAAAAAATAACGTTGATGATAAAGTAAAATATGATACAATACCTTTAGAACAAGTTAGAGT harbors:
- the LOC101245118 gene encoding probable prolyl 4-hydroxylase 10, producing MAVKGRHSRLGPRKSSNSTLIFGGIIVLSFFALILLAFRIISFHRGSQKAHDLTSIAHNTVQRQDDDDDGKTDQWVEVISSEPRAYVYHNFLSKEECEYLISLAKPHMQKSSVVDSSTGKSMDSRVRTSSGTFLARGRDKVIRDIEKRIADFTFIPVEHGEGLQILHYEVGQKYEPHYDYFLDEFNTKNGGQRIATVLMYLSDVDEGGETVFPAAKGNYSAVPWWNELSVCGKGGLSVKPKMGDALLFWSMKPDAVLDPSSLHGGCPVIKGNKWSSTKWMRVHEYKA